Proteins found in one Phocoena sinus isolate mPhoSin1 chromosome 19, mPhoSin1.pri, whole genome shotgun sequence genomic segment:
- the KCNK6 gene encoding potassium channel subfamily K member 6 isoform X2, whose protein sequence is MLLTDFPVAGWACTTCSPALLSLCLLPDPGFGEVVPGKTGATPCPNLHLRKALFMRPFCSTLRKLRLREEKSLGQGYGYTTPLTDGGKAFSIAFALLGVPATMLLLTASAQRLSLLLSHAPLSWLSRRWGCHPPQAARWHLVVLLGVVVTICFLVPAAVFAHLEEAWSFLDAFYFCFISLSTIGLGDYVPGEAPGQPYRALYKVLVTVYLFLGLVAMVLVLQTFRRVSDLHGLTELILLPSPCPTSFDEDGDDRVDILGRQPEPHQQFAAGLHPDYASIPR, encoded by the exons ATGCTTCTCACAGACTTCCCAGTTGCTGGCTGGGCCTGCACGACCTGCTCCCCGGCTTtactctccctctgtctcctcccagATCCTGGCTTCGGAGAAGTTGTCCCAGGCAAGACAG GTGCTACACCCTGTCCCAACCTGCATTTGAGGAAGGCATTGTTTATGAGGCCATTTTGCAGTactctgaggaaactgaggctcagagaggagaagtcaCTTGGCCAAG GCTACGGGTACACGACGCCGCTGACCGACGGGGGCAAGGCCTTCTCCATCGCCTTTGCGCTCCTGGGCGTGCCGGCCACCATGCTGCTGCTGACCGCCTCGGCCCAGCGCCTGTCCCTGCTGCTCTCCCACGCGCCCCTGTCCTGGCTGAGCCGGCGCTGGGGCTGCCACCCCCCGCAGGCGGCCCGCTGGCACCTGGTGGTCCTGCTGGGGGTCGTGGTGACCATCTGCTTCCTGGTGCCGGCCGCAGTCTTTGCCCACCTTGAGGAGGCCTGGAGCTTCCTGGACGCCTTCTACTTCTGCTTCATCTCTCTGTCCACCATTGGCCTGGGTGACTATGTACCTGGAGAGGCCCCCGGCCAGCCTTACCGGGCCCTCTACAAGGTGCTGGTCACAG TCTACCTCTTCCTGGGCCTGGTCGCCATGGTCCTCGTGCTGCAGACTTTCCGCCGTGTGTCTGACCTTCATGGCCTCACAGAGCTCATCCTGCTGCCCAGTCCATGCCCTACCAGCTTCGACGAGGATGGGGACGATCGGGTGGACATTCTGGGCCGCCAGCCAGAGCCACACCAGCAATTCGCCGCCGGCTTGCACCCTGACTACGCCTCCATCCCCAGGTAG
- the KCNK6 gene encoding potassium channel subfamily K member 6 isoform X1, with protein sequence MRRGALLAGALAAYIAYLVLGALLVARLERPHEDRLRAELQTLRQQLLQRSPCVAAPALDAFVERMLAAGRLGRAALANASGSANASDPAWDFASALFFASTLVTTVGYGYTTPLTDGGKAFSIAFALLGVPATMLLLTASAQRLSLLLSHAPLSWLSRRWGCHPPQAARWHLVVLLGVVVTICFLVPAAVFAHLEEAWSFLDAFYFCFISLSTIGLGDYVPGEAPGQPYRALYKVLVTVYLFLGLVAMVLVLQTFRRVSDLHGLTELILLPSPCPTSFDEDGDDRVDILGRQPEPHQQFAAGLHPDYASIPR encoded by the exons ATGCGGCGGGGAGCGCTCCTGGCGGGCGCCCTGGCGGCGTACATCGCTTACCTGGTGCTGGGCGCGCTGCTGGTGGCGCGGCTGGAGCGGCCGCACGAAGACCGCCTCCGAGCTGAGCTGCAGACTCTGCGCCAGCAGCTGCTGCAGCGCAGCCCTTGTGTGGCTGCCCCCGCCCTAGACGCCTTCGTGGAGCGGATGCTGGCGGCAGGACGGCTGGGGCGCGCAGCACTCGCCAACGCCTCGGGGTCCGCCAACGCCTCGGACCCCGCCTGGGACTTCGCCTCGGCGCTCTTCTTTGCCAGCACGCTGGTCACCACCGTGG GCTACGGGTACACGACGCCGCTGACCGACGGGGGCAAGGCCTTCTCCATCGCCTTTGCGCTCCTGGGCGTGCCGGCCACCATGCTGCTGCTGACCGCCTCGGCCCAGCGCCTGTCCCTGCTGCTCTCCCACGCGCCCCTGTCCTGGCTGAGCCGGCGCTGGGGCTGCCACCCCCCGCAGGCGGCCCGCTGGCACCTGGTGGTCCTGCTGGGGGTCGTGGTGACCATCTGCTTCCTGGTGCCGGCCGCAGTCTTTGCCCACCTTGAGGAGGCCTGGAGCTTCCTGGACGCCTTCTACTTCTGCTTCATCTCTCTGTCCACCATTGGCCTGGGTGACTATGTACCTGGAGAGGCCCCCGGCCAGCCTTACCGGGCCCTCTACAAGGTGCTGGTCACAG TCTACCTCTTCCTGGGCCTGGTCGCCATGGTCCTCGTGCTGCAGACTTTCCGCCGTGTGTCTGACCTTCATGGCCTCACAGAGCTCATCCTGCTGCCCAGTCCATGCCCTACCAGCTTCGACGAGGATGGGGACGATCGGGTGGACATTCTGGGCCGCCAGCCAGAGCCACACCAGCAATTCGCCGCCGGCTTGCACCCTGACTACGCCTCCATCCCCAGGTAG
- the YIF1B gene encoding protein YIF1B isoform X4 has translation MHPAGLAAAGTPRQPSKRRVPVSQPGMTDPHQLFDDTSSAQSRGYGAQRAPGGLGYPTASASPQSAFLGDPVSNMAMAYGSSLAAQGKELVDKNIDRFIPVTKLKYYFAVDTMYVGKKLGLLFFPYLHQDWEVQYQQDTPVAPRFDVNAPDLYIPAMAFITYVLVAGLALGTQDRFSPDLLGLQASSALAWLTLEVLAILLSLYLVTVNTDLTTIDLVAFLGYKYVGMIGGVLMGLLFGKVVYYLVLGWCCVSIFVFMIRTLRLKILAEAAAEGIPVRGARNQLRMYLTMAVAAAQPLLMYWLTFHLVR, from the exons ATGCACCCGGCAGGCTTGGCGGCGGCGGGGACGCCCCGGCAGC CCTCAAAGCGGAGGGTACCTGTGTCCCAGCCAGGCATGACTGACCCCCACCAGCTTTTTGATGACACGAGTTCGGCCCAGAGCCGAGGCTATGGGGCCCAGCGGGCGCCTGGCGGCCTGGGCTACCCTACAGCCTCCGCCTCGCCCCAGTCGGCCTTCCTGGGTGATCCTGTTTCCAACATGGCCATGGCCTACGGGAGCAGCCTAGCCGCGCAGGGCAAGGAGCTGGTGGATAAGAAC ATCGACCGCTTCATCCCCGTCACCAAGCTCAAGTATTACTTCGCTGTGGACACCATGTATGTGGGCAAAAAGCTGGGTCTGCTCTTCTTCCCTTACCTGCACCAG GACTGGGAGGTGCAGTACCAGCAGGACACACCAGTGGCCCCGCGCTTTGATGTCAACGCTCCGGACCTCTACATTCCAG CCATGGCTTTCATCACCTACGTCTTGGTGGCTGGCCTGGCGCTGGGGACCCAGGATAG GTTCTCTCCAGACCTCCTGGGGCTGCAGGCGAGCTCGGCGTTGGCCTGGCTGACACTGGAGGTGCTGGCCATCCTGCTCAGCCTCTACCTTGTCACTGTCAACACAGACCTCACCACTATCGACCTGGTGGCCTTCTTGGGCTACAAATATGTTGG gATGATCGGTGGGGTCCTCATGGGCCTGCTCTTTGGAAAGGTTGTCTACTACCTGGTGCTGGGCTGGTGCTGTGTGTCCATCTTTGTGTTCATG ATCCGGACGCTGCGGCTGAAGATCCTGGCCGAGGCGGCGGCCGAGGGCATCCCGGTGCGTGGGGCGCGGAACCAGCTGCGCATGTACCTGACCATGGCCGTGGCGGCGGCGCAGCCCCTGCTCATGTACTGGCTCACCTTCCACCTGGTGCGGTGA
- the YIF1B gene encoding protein YIF1B isoform X3, with protein sequence MHPAGLAAAGTPRQRKWPSKRRVPVSQPGMTDPHQLFDDTSSAQSRGYGAQRAPGGLGYPTASASPQSAFLGDPVSNMAMAYGSSLAAQGKELVDKNIDRFIPVTKLKYYFAVDTMYVGKKLGLLFFPYLHQDWEVQYQQDTPVAPRFDVNAPDLYIPAMAFITYVLVAGLALGTQDRFSPDLLGLQASSALAWLTLEVLAILLSLYLVTVNTDLTTIDLVAFLGYKYVGMIGGVLMGLLFGKVVYYLVLGWCCVSIFVFMIRTLRLKILAEAAAEGIPVRGARNQLRMYLTMAVAAAQPLLMYWLTFHLVR encoded by the exons ATGCACCCGGCAGGCTTGGCGGCGGCGGGGACGCCCCGGCAGCGTAAGTGGC CCTCAAAGCGGAGGGTACCTGTGTCCCAGCCAGGCATGACTGACCCCCACCAGCTTTTTGATGACACGAGTTCGGCCCAGAGCCGAGGCTATGGGGCCCAGCGGGCGCCTGGCGGCCTGGGCTACCCTACAGCCTCCGCCTCGCCCCAGTCGGCCTTCCTGGGTGATCCTGTTTCCAACATGGCCATGGCCTACGGGAGCAGCCTAGCCGCGCAGGGCAAGGAGCTGGTGGATAAGAAC ATCGACCGCTTCATCCCCGTCACCAAGCTCAAGTATTACTTCGCTGTGGACACCATGTATGTGGGCAAAAAGCTGGGTCTGCTCTTCTTCCCTTACCTGCACCAG GACTGGGAGGTGCAGTACCAGCAGGACACACCAGTGGCCCCGCGCTTTGATGTCAACGCTCCGGACCTCTACATTCCAG CCATGGCTTTCATCACCTACGTCTTGGTGGCTGGCCTGGCGCTGGGGACCCAGGATAG GTTCTCTCCAGACCTCCTGGGGCTGCAGGCGAGCTCGGCGTTGGCCTGGCTGACACTGGAGGTGCTGGCCATCCTGCTCAGCCTCTACCTTGTCACTGTCAACACAGACCTCACCACTATCGACCTGGTGGCCTTCTTGGGCTACAAATATGTTGG gATGATCGGTGGGGTCCTCATGGGCCTGCTCTTTGGAAAGGTTGTCTACTACCTGGTGCTGGGCTGGTGCTGTGTGTCCATCTTTGTGTTCATG ATCCGGACGCTGCGGCTGAAGATCCTGGCCGAGGCGGCGGCCGAGGGCATCCCGGTGCGTGGGGCGCGGAACCAGCTGCGCATGTACCTGACCATGGCCGTGGCGGCGGCGCAGCCCCTGCTCATGTACTGGCTCACCTTCCACCTGGTGCGGTGA
- the YIF1B gene encoding protein YIF1B isoform X1: protein MAGPPRRLARSPQVGGHEVRDLELRGVHGAGMPASKRRVPVSQPGMTDPHQLFDDTSSAQSRGYGAQRAPGGLGYPTASASPQSAFLGDPVSNMAMAYGSSLAAQGKELVDKNIDRFIPVTKLKYYFAVDTMYVGKKLGLLFFPYLHQDWEVQYQQDTPVAPRFDVNAPDLYIPAMAFITYVLVAGLALGTQDRFSPDLLGLQASSALAWLTLEVLAILLSLYLVTVNTDLTTIDLVAFLGYKYVGMIGGVLMGLLFGKVVYYLVLGWCCVSIFVFMIRTLRLKILAEAAAEGIPVRGARNQLRMYLTMAVAAAQPLLMYWLTFHLVR from the exons ATGGCGGGGCCGCCTCGGCGGTTGGCGAGGTCGCCGCAGGTCGGAGGTCACGAGGTCAGGGATCTGGAGCTACGAGGTGTGCACGGCGCAGGGATGCCAG CCTCAAAGCGGAGGGTACCTGTGTCCCAGCCAGGCATGACTGACCCCCACCAGCTTTTTGATGACACGAGTTCGGCCCAGAGCCGAGGCTATGGGGCCCAGCGGGCGCCTGGCGGCCTGGGCTACCCTACAGCCTCCGCCTCGCCCCAGTCGGCCTTCCTGGGTGATCCTGTTTCCAACATGGCCATGGCCTACGGGAGCAGCCTAGCCGCGCAGGGCAAGGAGCTGGTGGATAAGAAC ATCGACCGCTTCATCCCCGTCACCAAGCTCAAGTATTACTTCGCTGTGGACACCATGTATGTGGGCAAAAAGCTGGGTCTGCTCTTCTTCCCTTACCTGCACCAG GACTGGGAGGTGCAGTACCAGCAGGACACACCAGTGGCCCCGCGCTTTGATGTCAACGCTCCGGACCTCTACATTCCAG CCATGGCTTTCATCACCTACGTCTTGGTGGCTGGCCTGGCGCTGGGGACCCAGGATAG GTTCTCTCCAGACCTCCTGGGGCTGCAGGCGAGCTCGGCGTTGGCCTGGCTGACACTGGAGGTGCTGGCCATCCTGCTCAGCCTCTACCTTGTCACTGTCAACACAGACCTCACCACTATCGACCTGGTGGCCTTCTTGGGCTACAAATATGTTGG gATGATCGGTGGGGTCCTCATGGGCCTGCTCTTTGGAAAGGTTGTCTACTACCTGGTGCTGGGCTGGTGCTGTGTGTCCATCTTTGTGTTCATG ATCCGGACGCTGCGGCTGAAGATCCTGGCCGAGGCGGCGGCCGAGGGCATCCCGGTGCGTGGGGCGCGGAACCAGCTGCGCATGTACCTGACCATGGCCGTGGCGGCGGCGCAGCCCCTGCTCATGTACTGGCTCACCTTCCACCTGGTGCGGTGA
- the YIF1B gene encoding protein YIF1B isoform X2 has product MTDPHQLFDDTSSAQSRGYGAQRAPGGLGYPTASASPQSAFLGDPVSNMAMAYGSSLAAQGKELVDKNIDRFIPVTKLKYYFAVDTMYVGKKLGLLFFPYLHQDWEVQYQQDTPVAPRFDVNAPDLYIPAMAFITYVLVAGLALGTQDRFSPDLLGLQASSALAWLTLEVLAILLSLYLVTVNTDLTTIDLVAFLGYKYVGMIGGVLMGLLFGKVVYYLVLGWCCVSIFVFMIRTLRLKILAEAAAEGIPVRGARNQLRMYLTMAVAAAQPLLMYWLTFHLVR; this is encoded by the exons ATGACTGACCCCCACCAGCTTTTTGATGACACGAGTTCGGCCCAGAGCCGAGGCTATGGGGCCCAGCGGGCGCCTGGCGGCCTGGGCTACCCTACAGCCTCCGCCTCGCCCCAGTCGGCCTTCCTGGGTGATCCTGTTTCCAACATGGCCATGGCCTACGGGAGCAGCCTAGCCGCGCAGGGCAAGGAGCTGGTGGATAAGAAC ATCGACCGCTTCATCCCCGTCACCAAGCTCAAGTATTACTTCGCTGTGGACACCATGTATGTGGGCAAAAAGCTGGGTCTGCTCTTCTTCCCTTACCTGCACCAG GACTGGGAGGTGCAGTACCAGCAGGACACACCAGTGGCCCCGCGCTTTGATGTCAACGCTCCGGACCTCTACATTCCAG CCATGGCTTTCATCACCTACGTCTTGGTGGCTGGCCTGGCGCTGGGGACCCAGGATAG GTTCTCTCCAGACCTCCTGGGGCTGCAGGCGAGCTCGGCGTTGGCCTGGCTGACACTGGAGGTGCTGGCCATCCTGCTCAGCCTCTACCTTGTCACTGTCAACACAGACCTCACCACTATCGACCTGGTGGCCTTCTTGGGCTACAAATATGTTGG gATGATCGGTGGGGTCCTCATGGGCCTGCTCTTTGGAAAGGTTGTCTACTACCTGGTGCTGGGCTGGTGCTGTGTGTCCATCTTTGTGTTCATG ATCCGGACGCTGCGGCTGAAGATCCTGGCCGAGGCGGCGGCCGAGGGCATCCCGGTGCGTGGGGCGCGGAACCAGCTGCGCATGTACCTGACCATGGCCGTGGCGGCGGCGCAGCCCCTGCTCATGTACTGGCTCACCTTCCACCTGGTGCGGTGA
- the C19H19orf33 gene encoding immortalization up-regulated protein isoform X1, which produces MEVDLSAALESTSKKPHGAGQVGDPKHAPPDKVEGAANPKHGHGHGHGHGHGHGHGHGHGHGHGSTSGSGSSSSDSEDEAKPSAAVSELYKSAPGKVKKPKVKKEKKKEEKKEEKKEEKKEGKKKEGKKEASH; this is translated from the exons ATGGAGGTCGACCTGTCGGCAG cCCTGGAGTCCACGTCCAAGAAGCCCCACGGGGCAGGCCAGGTGGGAGACCCCAAGCACGCCCCCCCCGACAAAGTTGAGGGAGCTGCTAACCCGAAG CACGGCCACGGCCACGGCCACGGCCACGGTCACGGCCACGGCCACGGCCACGGCCACGGTCACGGCCACGGAAGCACCTCAGGTTCCGGCAGCAGCTCCAGCGACTCAGAAGATGAGGCGAAG CCCAGCGCTGCCGTTTCCGAGCTGTACAAAAGCGCCCCGGGCAAGGTCAAGAAGCCCAaggtgaaaaaggagaagaagaaggaggagaagaaggaggagaagaaggaggagaagaaggagggcaagaagaaggaggggaagaaggaggctTCCCACTGA
- the C19H19orf33 gene encoding immortalization up-regulated protein isoform X2, giving the protein MEVDLSAALESTSKKPHGAGQVGDPKHAPPDKVEGAANPKHGHGHGHGHGHGHGHGHGHGSTSGSGSSSSDSEDEAKPSAAVSELYKSAPGKVKKPKVKKEKKKEEKKEEKKEEKKEGKKKEGKKEASH; this is encoded by the exons ATGGAGGTCGACCTGTCGGCAG cCCTGGAGTCCACGTCCAAGAAGCCCCACGGGGCAGGCCAGGTGGGAGACCCCAAGCACGCCCCCCCCGACAAAGTTGAGGGAGCTGCTAACCCGAAG CACGGCCACGGCCACGGTCACGGCCACGGCCACGGCCACGGCCACGGTCACGGCCACGGAAGCACCTCAGGTTCCGGCAGCAGCTCCAGCGACTCAGAAGATGAGGCGAAG CCCAGCGCTGCCGTTTCCGAGCTGTACAAAAGCGCCCCGGGCAAGGTCAAGAAGCCCAaggtgaaaaaggagaagaagaaggaggagaagaaggaggagaagaaggaggagaagaaggagggcaagaagaaggaggggaagaaggaggctTCCCACTGA